The DNA region ATAAGATCAGAAGATTGGATCGACCCCGGCTGGAGGTTGCCGGTCCGCGCGGCGCGTACACGCTGTGACGGTGCCGTAGTCCGTCAGGCGCTTCAGCCTCTCCTCGCTTCTACGCGCGAACACCGATATGCCCGATCTGCACTGGACTATTCCGGTCGCTCGCTGGTCTAGCTGGCCTGCTGCCGCATCTGCCGCACCCGATATCGGCTTCATCGAGCCCATCGTGCGGCGTCGTCTGAGCACTCTGTCCAGAGTGGCGCTGAAGGTCGCGCACGACTGTGTCGCGCACAACGCGACGCGGGTCGTTTTCGCCTCGCGCCACGGCGAACTGCGGCGTACCACGGATATCCTGCGCGCCATCAGCGCGGGCGAGCCGGTGTCGCCGACCGCCTTCAGCCTGTCTGTGCTCAATGCGATGACCGGCGTGTTCGGCATTGCGCGTGGCGACCGCTCGGCGGCGAGCGCGATTTCGGCCGGTGCTGAAACGCTCGGGTACGCGCTGCTGGAAGCCCACGCGCAGTACGCGACACAGCCGGATTCGCCGCTGCTGCTGGTCTATGCCGACGAGCCGGCCGACCCGGCGTACGGCACGATTGAAGACGAAGTGCCGGGCGGTGCGATCGCGATCCTGCTCGGTAGCAAAACGGCAACCGGCGCACTGGAGTGCATCGTGTCCCGCGAGAGTTCGCGGGAGTCCGCGCCGGAGAGCGAAGCCACGGCGAGCGAGGCCGCCTCGCCAACCCGGTTCGCGACCCAGAGCCAGGCCGTGCAGCATTGTCTGGAAACCGGCCTGTCCGCTGCATGGCAAGGCGCCGGCGCCATCTGGCATTGGAGTTGGCATGACCGCGCGGCTTGATTATCTCTGGCGGTTCTGCGCAACCGGCATGGCCTTCGTGGTCTTCGGCATATGCGGCGTACTGTTTTCCGTGGTGGTGTTTCCGCTTGCATGGGTGTGGCCGCATCGCGCGTCACGGCAGTTCGCGGTGACGAGCGTGATCCACTGGTTTTTCCGCGCGCTGGTCGCGGTGTTGCAGCGCATCGGCGTGATGGAACTCGAGGTGTCGGGCGTACAGGCGTTGCGCACCGGCAGGCCGGCGATCGTGGTCGCCAATCACCCGACCTATCTCGACGTGATGGTGCTGCTGTCGCTTACGCCGCATGCCTGTTGCGTGGTGAAAAACGCGCATTGGAGCAACCCGTGTTTCTGGGGCATCGTGCGCTCGGCGGAATACGTCAGCAATGCCGATCCGGCGGAGCTGGTCGAGGCCGGCGCGAGACAGCTCGCGGCGGGCTATACGATGATCATTTTTCCGGAAGGCACGCGCAGCCCCGCGCCGAACCGGCTGCACGCTTTTTCGCGCGGTTTTGCGCACATGGCGCTGAAAGTCGGCGCACCCATCGTCCCGGTGCTGATGGACTGCGATCCGCCCGCATTCACCAAGCAGATGCGCTGGTACGACGTGCCGGCACGCGCGTTCCGAATGCGCGTGAACGTGCTCGAGCCGCTCGGCGTCGACCGGCTCGCGGCCCATGACACTCCACCGGCTCTGGCTGCGCGCAGCGTGACGAGCGCCGTCGAAGCACACATTACTCAGCACCTGTTCGATTATGGATTCTTTAAAACTGGAAATTAAACAGCTTCTGATCGAAGCGCTCGATCTGGAAGATCTGAGCCCGGCGGATATCGACGACGATGCACCGTTGTTCGACACCGACGGCATCGGTCTCGATTCGATCGATGCGCTCGAAATCGGCATCGTGCTGCGCAAACAATACCAACTGACCATCGCAGCGAACGACGAGCGCACGCGCGAACACTTCCGCTCGATCAGCACGCTGGCGGCGCTCGTGACGAGCCAGCGCGAAGCGGCGCACGCTGTGAACGAAACAACCAGAAAGGGGGAGTAAATCGTGTCCGAGGCAGAGATTCTGGAGCGCATCCGCGCCATCTTCAAAGAGAACTTCGCGATCGAGCCTGAGCGTGTCACGCCCGACGCGCATCTGTTCGAAGACCTCGATCTCGACAGCATCGACGCCGTCGACCTCGCGATCAAACTGCAGGAAATGACCGGACGCCGCATCAAGCCGGAAGAGTTCAAGTCGGTGCGTACCGTCGGCGATGTGATCGGTGCGGTCGAATCCCTGCTGGCGGCACAAGGCTGATGTCCGCCGCGCGCTCGCGAACGCAAGCGGCGGCGCAGCGGGCCGACGGTGCCTCGCCCGGCACCGCGCGCCAGCTGGGCAAAACCGCCGTGCAGATCCTGTTGAAGCTCGCGTACCCCGCGCTGATCCTGTGCGCGTGGCGCTGGGACACGCCGCGTTACGTCGGCTGC from Paraburkholderia aromaticivorans includes:
- a CDS encoding lysophospholipid acyltransferase family protein gives rise to the protein MTARLDYLWRFCATGMAFVVFGICGVLFSVVVFPLAWVWPHRASRQFAVTSVIHWFFRALVAVLQRIGVMELEVSGVQALRTGRPAIVVANHPTYLDVMVLLSLTPHACCVVKNAHWSNPCFWGIVRSAEYVSNADPAELVEAGARQLAAGYTMIIFPEGTRSPAPNRLHAFSRGFAHMALKVGAPIVPVLMDCDPPAFTKQMRWYDVPARAFRMRVNVLEPLGVDRLAAHDTPPALAARSVTSAVEAHITQHLFDYGFFKTGN
- a CDS encoding acyl carrier protein; this translates as MSEAEILERIRAIFKENFAIEPERVTPDAHLFEDLDLDSIDAVDLAIKLQEMTGRRIKPEEFKSVRTVGDVIGAVESLLAAQG
- a CDS encoding phosphopantetheine-binding protein; this encodes MDSLKLEIKQLLIEALDLEDLSPADIDDDAPLFDTDGIGLDSIDALEIGIVLRKQYQLTIAANDERTREHFRSISTLAALVTSQREAAHAVNETTRKGE
- a CDS encoding beta-ketoacyl synthase chain length factor yields the protein MPDLHWTIPVARWSSWPAAASAAPDIGFIEPIVRRRLSTLSRVALKVAHDCVAHNATRVVFASRHGELRRTTDILRAISAGEPVSPTAFSLSVLNAMTGVFGIARGDRSAASAISAGAETLGYALLEAHAQYATQPDSPLLLVYADEPADPAYGTIEDEVPGGAIAILLGSKTATGALECIVSRESSRESAPESEATASEAASPTRFATQSQAVQHCLETGLSAAWQGAGAIWHWSWHDRAA